The sequence CCCACTTCATGGACGAGGCCGAGGAGCTGGCCGACGAGGTCGCCGTCATCGACGCCGGCCGGATCGTCGCCCAGGGCTCCCCCGAGGCCCTGTGCCGCGGCGGCGCCGAGAACACCCTGCGCTTCACCGGCCGCCCCGGGCTCGACCTCGGCTCGCTGCTCAAGGCTCTTCCCGACGGGACCCTGGCCGACGAGCTGAGCACCGGCGCGTACCGCATCACCGGCGACATCGACCCCCAGCTGCTGGCCACCGTGACCTCCTGGTGCGCGCAGCACGGCGTGATGCCCTCGGGCATCTCCGTGGAGCGCCACACCCTGGAGGACGTCTTCCTCGAACTGACCGGCAAGGAGCTGCGCGCATGAGCGCCGGTACGTACACCCCCCGGCCGGGCGCCGCCCCGCTGCCGCGCATGATCGCCGCGCAGACCGCGCTGGAGACGCGGATGCTGCTGCGCAACGGCGAGCAGCTCCTGCTGACCGTGGTCATCCCGACGCTGCTGCTCGTGCTGTTCAGCTCGGTCGACATCGTGGACACCGGCTCGGGCGAGCCGGTCGACTTCCTGACGCCGGGTGTGCTGGCGCTGGCCGTCATGTCGACGGCCTTCACCGGCCAGGCCATCGCCACCGGTTTCGAGCGGCGCTACGGGGTCCTCAAGCGCCTCGGCGCCTCCCCGCTGCCGCGCTGGGGCCTGATGACCGCGAAGACGCTGGCCGTGCTGGTCACCGAGGTGCTTCAGGTGGTCCTGCTGACGGTGATCGCGTTCGCGCTGGGCTGGTCCCCGCACGGCAACCCCCTCTCCGTGCTGCTGCTCCTGGTGCTGGGGACCGCCGCGTTCTCCGGGCTCGGGCTGCTGATGGCCGGGACGC is a genomic window of Streptomyces sp. NBC_00708 containing:
- a CDS encoding ABC transporter permease; this translates as MSAGTYTPRPGAAPLPRMIAAQTALETRMLLRNGEQLLLTVVIPTLLLVLFSSVDIVDTGSGEPVDFLTPGVLALAVMSTAFTGQAIATGFERRYGVLKRLGASPLPRWGLMTAKTLAVLVTEVLQVVLLTVIAFALGWSPHGNPLSVLLLLVLGTAAFSGLGLLMAGTLKAEATLAAANLVFLLLLVGGGVIVPLEKFPEAVQSVLGLLPIAALSGGLRDVLQHGAGMPWGDLGILAVWTVLGLGAAARFFRWE